The window cgccgaggggtcgagagaggtttcctagtgtcaaagtattgaagaaatccatgccttgatcattagccggaagtaaccagggcatgttggtacgaagttctgcaaagttgttctggaatggagtcccggatagaataatccgccttttggtacgaattcagcaaaggccttccaaatagcgatattcagaaggctctttctgaactttgtaccaaaagcgaattatcctatctgggactccgttccagaacaactttgaagagcttcgtaccatcatgcacatgttactttcgcctaatgatgaagacatggttttgttgaatcctttgacactaggcaacctcccgacccctcggcgatcctctcgaacatgagaggaagaagagggtcgtctagtggtcgagggtttcagggtcgtcgagggttcgaggggtcgaggatcaccgaggggttgagagaggtttcctagtgtcaaagtattgaagaaatccatgccttcatcattagccggaagtaaccagggcatgttggtacgaagttctgcaaagttgttctagaATGGAGTCCTGGATAGAATAATTTGCCTTTTGGTATGAATTcaccaaaggccttccaaatagcgatattcggaaggctctttctgaactttgtaccaaaaagcgaattatcctatctgggactccgttctagaacaactttgaagagcttcgtaccatcatgcacatgttactttcgcctaatgatgaagacatggttttgttgaatcctttgacactaggcaacctcccgaccctcggcgatcctctcgaacatgagaggaagaagagggtcgtctaggggtcgagggtttcagggtcgtcgagggttcgaggggtcgaggatcgccgaggggtcgagagaggtttcctagtgtcaaagtattgaagaaatccatgccttcatcattagccggaagtaaccagggcatgttggtatgaagttctgcaaagttgttctggaatggagtcccggatagaataatccgccttttggtacgaattcagcaaaggccttccaaatagcgatttttggaaggctctttctgaactttgtaccaaaaagcgaattatcctatctgggactccattccagaacaactttgaagagcttcgtaccatcatgcacatgttactttcgcctaatgatgaagacatggttttgttgaatcctttgacactaggcaacctcccgacccctcggcgatcctctcgaacatgagaggaagaagaggataaaaaaagaagaggaacaagaaaaaaaagaggagaagaaagaatagaggagttctcctctattctttcttctcctctttttttttcttcttcttcctcttttttttatcgggaacgagggtcgtcgagggacatagatgtagtgtcgtcgttgtcgatatataccccctcccgatagattactatgattaggtagctagttctacgtttggcactaatatatccatctgtcatgtttgaataataattgccatgttgtaaatatttgtagaaactatggacaccgccctagacgaagcaacaaaagaagcattgttgagggacataatcacagaaggaagtgatgtcatctcgttgtttctcaacgaaaccgatggtctggaaggagagggtgaacaagctggctacggtgacctaatgccggtgcaagaataagaacatgaggacggctccgatgacccaatgccggtgcaagaaggagaccgtgatgacggctccggtgaccgaaccgagtccggccaggtatatatattagttaagcctatgctgactagctgattgatgcattcattgttttggtatgtacacatattaattaagtctttgttcttttttctagccctctggatcgagaacaacttcggtaaagagacgaggcccgaagaaaaagttgagctcggatgaaaagtttgagatcatagcaatcgcgcccaacggccaacctattgaaccccttcggacaaagagcgcatttgttgctcagtgcggggttctggttagggacaagatcccgataagcatccagcaatggtttaagccggctacagaagaccctgaggtgtcttatgtcaatgatatgcagaaaaatgatctttggactgagctgaagtcaaatttcaccctaccgcctgaggataatccagagaacccagttaaagagaaattaatcaagtcttttgctctgaagaggatggcagaactattcaggaggtggaagaaagagctgaataagtttgtcgaaaataatgagacaccagaattcaagggcagatatgagaagatcagagatcactggcccgcatttgtggcccacaagacatcagaaaagagtcagaagatgtcggcgacaaacaagcaaaatgctgcgaagaagaagcttcaccatcgcacggggtcaggtggctacctcgtacccggcctaagtggtccaagactgagaatgatctggttcataaagggatcgaaccagagacaattaactggccagaccgttgccggacttggttcttcggggctggcggaaccctggaccctataacagggaagtgcatttggacgaacaatcaaatggacataccagtcagtaagcttaagcagtatatcgaagcagcgcaggaagggacgttctttccagacagagagaacgacgagctcacaatggccctcgggaatcctgagcaccttggacggacacgaggcatgccaggctccattccgtggaaggttgggtttccggacgcaggcggttacaaatcccatgagaggaggaaaaaagtgcagcagacccaaatacaggcgctgcaagcaagggtagacgcgatagaggaacgagaagcaaatcgcagcaaacgtactgccgaagcctcccctgaagctaccccgccatctcagcgcagaagcagcgtgacttccaccgagctgcttcagccggagcatgccttgacggctcttgccagctatcccgtggatgctataacggagtctcaaaattgccaccttatgacgcagtggatgaatttgaaggtcaaggcggcagttggctctgtttatcctactgaacccaatgcaactttccactgccggccgattccagaaggatatgctagggtgatggtggataagataacggagggatttgaggacctccagcttgaccaccctaccggtgaaggggagactcggctggggtctgctctgaagactccatgcctatggcggaaggagctcatcaaccttccgaactggacgccaccgcctcctcctcctcctccggtgagtcagggcactccgcctccaccgcctcctcctccggtgagtgacgatcagggccctcggccggctccttctccggcgcgtggcggcactccgcctccttctccgcctgcgccgacgcgcccgagcagccagcctcctccttctccgcctcgtcagcaagggaggaagagacctgccgccgctccagctgctccggcgcgtcgtagtccttctcctccgcctcttaagcaagtaaagaagacaaccgctccgtctgctcggtcggtgtctagcagtacaaccagaggcaggaggacatacagattcggtccttctctgaagactctagagaagttaccatatgagaggaccctggaggagaacgccgagatcgcacaagaagaagtgaggaacttctttgaaggggtgaaagcaaagaaacatccacctccggaggagaaggtagatcgggtgaaagtgaagcgcactctggctgccctgacaaaaccaccgaagtctgatccacCAAAAGGAAACtacgaccgcattattggaaaggaatttgctgaagcggagcggtcggcaagtactgtcagtgatcaaaggcttaaagaacgacgagctgggaaaaaaattgcccagctcggcgaacaagcgaagcaatcgtgccccccgctcaaggtgcctagccacaacgtcgctaatgatccaaggatggtgcccggttatagcaatcttgcagattacctgcccgacgaagtacattatgaacccatggacgtgcagatacaaagatacgagtacgggaagcctctcgtcaaagatgaaagatctctatcaacgatgatgcgaagattgcatgattggtacttgaaaatctgcagagactctggggggaggagtactttgtatgtgaaagttaaaaaggagcatgacctcgttggaattgatctgttgcctgttccatttgaggagttctatcagtttttcaatcaattggccctcgataaaacaacggtcgcctgctaatgtctgtaagtagtactacttctatcattaagtttctctatatagcttagctctttcattgcatgtatttataatcatcctcactatattatgcagattgaagatcaccgaattgaagaaaagacgagtcggtgatattgggttcattaacacatatctcatagatgcaactcaggttaaacttcatgccgcagctaccgaggccaacttgctacgatcgttcgtaataaatcaaaacaaagatataatactctttccttacaacttcaggtgagtgttactatcttgtgcgtattcggtttcccttatatattagtcaaggttatagtaatgtaattcatgagttatgcatgtgtgtgcagtttccactatattctcctagagattaagcttgagcagggactagtaaccgtcttagactcaaaacgaaaagatccccaggactatgcagacatgactcaaatactccagaagtaagttaaatcgatcattatccaccatatcagcaactttgttcatttcctgatatcaagtaattgttttctttgtccgacagtgtttggagaaaattcaccaaaacagttccgggactaccgaaggagctggaatttagacacccgaaagtaagtactatagtagcatgttccacgcatctcctagtgattcaagcgctagtttcatcaataccatttagaatTCTTGCTTAtcggtttgattgacctctatttcttgtaaagtggttgtggcaggaacaagggaatgatttctgtggatactacgtctgcaagtccatccgccacacgacctgtgagtggGGCggatactctgacgaacaatatgaagtacgtaaataacaacattcacaattttattttattaccatcatttgtgttgagtttcattcattcatatatatatgtattgacccccttcttcaaattagatgtttcggaagcgggatgaactcctagcaccagctcgcatgcgagcaattcaagaggaattggcggcattctttcttgaccacgtgatccctgaagacggagaattctatgtggaccctgagtccgtatgattatatttgtaagagataattattgtatatatgtagccggtagtgtcagatagatatacgagaacttgttgttcgaccaatctctcggagaaggagaggtggtcgatatcacttctctctgtatgcatatatgttcatgacaatcttctgtttccttcgttttcttactagctagctagcgtgtctagtcctctctatacgtatgtatagtacgtagcgtcgaccaagcacgaacataagagaggacacttctctctattaattatagctagctaacacaatatatgaaacacctaaattaaccccccaaaacccccaaccccccccctttcaaaaaaaacaaaaacctcagccACAGAAAagctgacgcatggatgcctattggtcctggttggtgccaccaaccgggaccaaagggtctcctgactgggctccgcGCACTgctccacgtggaggcccatcagtcccggttctggattgaaccgggactaaagggtcggggcattagtaccgacactttagtcccggttcaggaaccgggactaaaggcccttatgaaccgggactataggccctttttctaccagtgtgtgaagcacattagtcccggtttgcaaCTGAACCGAcattaatgtgaccattagtgccggttccaacgactAGGCGGTCGGCGctcattagagcatctccagccgtcctCCCCAGGAGGCATTTTTTCCGCCTCCTGGGGGGCTGCCGGCGAAAACTTCGGCCTGGGGGTGGAATTTTTTCCACTCGTTGCGCCCCCAGAGCTCCATCGACAGGCTCCTCCGACAAGACAGGGATCATCCATTCTCCCATCCCTCCTCTCCTTCATTGCTTCAAGCAAGAAACAAACAAACAGAGCTCCATCACCAAGAAACCACCACCGAGTTGCTTGCTGGAACCAATGGCGACCACCAAGAAGAGGGAGATGGTGTTCTTCGACGTGGAGGCTGCGCAGTCCCCGTCGCTGCCCGGTGAGTGCAGCCTGCTGGAGTTCGCCGCCATCCTCGTCTGCCCACGCCGCCTCGTCGAGGTCTCCAGCTACTCCATCCTCATCCGCCCGGACGACGCCGGCGCCGACGGTGGCGTCCTCTCCGCCTCCTCCAGCGCACCCTTGTTCGAGGACGTCTTCCCGGACATCTTCGAGCTGCTGGACGGCCGCGTGTGGGCAGGCCACGGCATCCTGCGCGCCGGCTGCCCGCGCATGCGCGAGGCCTTCGCCGCCTTCGGCCTGGGCGCGCCGGAGCCCGTGGGCGTCGTCGACTCGCTCGACGTGCTCCTCGCGCAGGGCGCGCAGGGGTGCTTCGGGCCGGCCGCCACCGGGGACGACagccaggaggaggacgaggaggcggcggCCCTGGCGGAGCACTTCGGGATCGGTGCGCGGCGGACGCGGGGGCTCCGGTGCCTGGACGGCGCGCGCGTGAGCCTCGAGGTGCCGGGACACCACAAAGGAATGGAATTTTTCCACGGCGGCAGCGGCCCCCCGCGCCCGCGCGGGGACAGCGGTGGTGACAACAAGGGCCAAGCGCGAGGAGGATGCGGGGCGGCAAGCTCGGCGGGTCCGGCGCAGCTGGACGTCGTCGGCGAGGCGTTCTGTGCGGGCAGGAGTTGGTGGGGGAGAGAAAGAGAAAAGAGATCACGTGGGTGGGCCCGAAGGAAAAGcgaggagagagagggagtgggAGGCTGACAATGGGCCCAAAGCAACTAAAGTAGTCTCTCTCCTCCCCTAGCTGCCCCCTGGGATCCTGGGAATGGGATGAGAGCGCCGGCCGTAGTTTTGGCCAAATCCGGCGATATTTGTGCTCCTGGGGGCGCGAGTGGAAACTTTTTTGACCGCCGGCGCTGGAAAAGTGCTCTTGGGGGCCTTCCTGGGGAGAcgggtggagatgctcttagtatcGGTTCTTggcgaatctttagtaccggttcatgtcacgaactggtactaaagaggcAGTGGCTAGTTGTCGTCATGCTGGGGCCCgaccagcccctttagtaccaatTCTTcgcatgaaccggcactaaagaggttGTGACagcctgtttttagtcccacctcgctcccctaacagggTTTtatcaccttaaatatgttacttctgaaactatcacaagcacttggtctttattgaactctatgtgtagaatttgtggccgcaatatgagtcttcaccggtttctaaaccattgatgactcatattgacaattcagattgtacacaaaaagatcattaatgatcaatgtatttttaggtatatttttacatgtttacaccGGCAATTCAAaagtttaataacttattacaactctgtaCCTTTTTTGCATTCagcatgcaccattcaaagtcacgtcatcaactttcaactctttctgacataatttgctattttcatgcatttactgatttgttttaagctaaatgaccatgaaattgaaaatctctacaaatgaactctgaaaaggttgaaacttgacatggtatcatcatttcacccgcatagcatgtgcaaaaaagtagagatgccacggcaaaaactggatgcacttcgtgtacaaactgaacaatctctttcaaagtatcagggtttcagacgaaaattcATTTGTTACACCGGCAATTCAAAATTTtattaacttattacaactccaggcgTTTTTTGCATTcaacatgcaccattcaaagccacgtcatcaactttcaaccctttctgacataatttgctattttcatgcatttactgatttgttttaagctaaatgaccatgaaattgaaaatctctacaaatgaactctgaaaaggttgaaacttggcatgatatcatcatttcacccgcatagcatgtgcaaaaaagtagagagggtcacgacaaaaactggatgcacttcgtgtacaaactggacaatctctttcgaagtatcagggtttcggacaaaaactcatctgttacaccgacaatTCAAAttgttaataacttattacaactccggacgttTTTTGCATTCagcatgcaccattcaaagccacgtcatcaactttcaaccctttctgacataatttgctattttcatgcatttactgatttgttttgagttaaatggccctgaaattgaaaagctctacaaatgaactttgaaaagattggaacttggcatggtattacAACTCTGGACGTATTATCAAtttcaatataatgataaaacacactactattaaacataagaaaaaataatcattgaaaaaactatttttaaagttaagttattcacaaattagtgattcacaaaaatttcaaataattcaaatttaaactatttaaaatattcacaaagaaactataaatacaacaaaaaactacttagaaataaatagaagaaaatatataaagcagaaaagaaaataactatataaaaaattatttcggcgctgcccagtgggcctgctcgGCCTTGGGCGTGGATATGCAGGCCCATAAGGCTGAGCAGGCTCACAAGGAAGCGCGGgaaagttaggcccagaagcctgctttagagaggacctCGAAGGAGCTGCCGCAACTggctttataaaccagtgcggctgcccttcgctcggcgaggtgggactaaattttgtgCATCGCGGAACGGGAgcgcaccctctttagtaccggttcgtggctccaaccggtaataaagggggggggtctttagtaccggctgGTGCCTtgtaccggtactaaagagggtgcggttcccgccgctcgGGCTGCCAATTTTGACCTTTAGTACTAGTttgtggctccaactggtactaaaggcctctcctatataaACAGCGCTTACGAAAATTTTAAGTTAGTTGCCATCTTCGTCACGCGCCTGTCCCTGTGTCGCCCACGTCGCCGCCCCATCATCGCCGCCCCCATCccatcgccgtcgtcgccgcccccgtcgtcgccgcccagcCCGTCGCCGTCCTCGCCCGCCCGCGNNNNNNNNNNNNNNNNNNNNNNNNNNNNNNNNNNNNNNNNNNNNNNNNNNNNNNNNNNNNNNNNNNNNNNNNNNNNNNNNNNNNNNNNNNNNNNNNNNNNNNNNNNNNNNNNNNNNNNNNNNNNNNNNNNNNNNNNNNNNNNNNNNNNNNNNNNNNNNNNNNNNNNNNNNNNNNNNNNNNNNNNNNNNNNNNNNNNNNNNNNNNNNNNNNNNNNNNNNNNNNNNNNNNNNNNNNNNNNNNNNNNNNNNNNNNNNNNNNNNNNNNNNNNNNNNNNNNNNNNNNNNNNNNNNNNNNNNNNNNNNNNNNNNNNNNNNNNNNNNNNNNNNNNNNNNNNNNNNNNNNNNNNNNNNNNNNNNNNNNNNNNNNNNNNNNNNNNNNNNNNNNNNNNNNNNNNNNNNNNNNNNNNNNNNNNNNNNNNNNNNNNNNNNNNNNNNNNNNNNNNNNNNNNNNNNNNNNNNNNNNNNNNNNNNNNNNNNNNNNNNNNNNNNNNNNNNNNNNNNNNNNNNNNNNNNNNNNNNNNNNNNNNNNNNNNNNNNNNNNNNNNNNNNNNNNNNNNNNNNNNNNNNNNNNNNNNNNNNNNNNNNNNNNNNNNNNNNNNNNNNNNNNNNNNNNCgcccccgtcatcgccgccccagCCCCTCACCATCGTCGCCGCCCGCACCCGCGTCGCCCCCTCGtcatcgccgccccggcccgtatgTCGTCGTCGCGCCGCCCCGGTAACACACACACAGTACACACACACAAAGTAAACAAcatattttttttcctgttttctgttttttagttcattatacttttattttatataaatgttagatgaaGAATTAGATATATAGAAATATATGTTAgagattaatgtcaaatgttagatgaattagatagaaattaTATGTtcgatatatatttaatttagttatatgagatttgatcatctaattaaaattttactatatagaactaactactttatttttagtaagaaaattaatagaactagtttagttgaattaattagtttaactagttagttgaattagttgagctactttatttaggtatatttttcagtaagtgcttagttgaattagttgaattaattagctgaactagttgaattaatagaactagttgaattaattagctgaactagttgaactaatagaactaataagtgtttaatgtttcacctatgaacataggaatgtcatctgacgacgaacacgatttcattatgtgcgaatactgcgaagaccagcgcggcctgtgcgacagaaatttcctagttgatgataggcacttcagcatcaagctggatgagaacttcgaagtggatacagtaggtCACAATGACAAgcctttttcgtaattaagcatgacttatgcttcaagtgcttcaacttataattttaaattttcactattctactagcgtatcccctgccatgcaagaatttttgtcttggataagatacgtttcagtcctaacaaaactatggaggtaaagaaagtttacttgaagaccgagcatagttataccttcaacgtcaaattatataatggagacacctacacctattttgaaagcaaaacttggcaagcactatgcaaagcttatgcatttgagcctgatatgtttatcaccttcgatattcgtcccgaagatgatattgaaggtaatagagacatttgggtcgatgtgcagacgcctccagttctaccattatgtgagtttctcaaccatatttatgtattcgatattgtttattcaaaaatagtttacaactaatttctattgacaacttatttccattcaagcaaacatgtccggccctTGGTAGACAGGactgtccactgtcccggggctaaaCTAAACTGCGagcagataagtcattatgtttcatggattgaggatcttgatgctgtcaagacaaattattttcctgaatttgaaaatcttagtactcaaaatgtgcgaacAATAGTGATCATATTGAACCACGGTCacctctatttaggaaagatggtaagatttttactacttgtccttagtgcatcttttgcatacattatttttcaagCTAAACTTCATGTTGGTAAgtaatgttactatacgatgttcttcaatagggactcccgatgacagttgtgcctcagtggatcggtactaaaggtcgtatgtcaatggttagcttacgaccaagacatcctacaatgcacatgagtgcattcaggatttctaaaagcgaggaatgcttaatagtgaaatattggagcaaaattgttaacgatcgcagagaagtactagggggaagtaatgagaagcgcaacccacgattaggagacatgttcatctgcatgctccaatatgatgaatcaggagagctatacatgttctatgctattttacctaggagagagcagcatgagtgattagctagctagctcatgctcttagtacttgtcctctcatgtctgtGTTCtttgtcctgaacttaatctcaaagagtgatttgcttttgtggtcttaTGAGCGCTTAATTATAATGacatgaccatgttgaactcgatgatatctttgcttctggtacaagtgaatgtttcttattTAAGCTAGTgctgatagcggtaatgactatgatgattaaatggtggtaatgacgactatgatgatttttagctagctagctactatactgttgttggtgatgatatgatgttaagagtttttatattaatatgatgatgatgagttattatatcatttatgaaagaaaccgtaGATTAGTTTCcactggatggatcctagctaattaagtgatcaagtatatgccatatcgagtggcatatacttgatcacttaattagctaggatccatccagttgaaactaatatgcggtactttcacctaatgatttaaaaactcattataatgtaaaaacaatctataaattaaattgaaaacacaaaattaaaggaaaaataaaaataaaaccaaaaccccccaaacaattagtaccagttggtgttaccaaccggtactaatgctcgCCGCGGAcctgggcctggctcgtgccacgtggtggcactttagtggcggttcgtgccgaaccggtactaaggggggggacctttagtccccacccattAGTGTCGGTTACAgaatcggcactaaaggcccttacgaaccagtgctaaatcccgattctgcactagtgt is drawn from Triticum dicoccoides isolate Atlit2015 ecotype Zavitan chromosome 4A, WEW_v2.0, whole genome shotgun sequence and contains these coding sequences:
- the LOC119283452 gene encoding protein NEN4-like, with protein sequence MATTKKREMVFFDVEAAQSPSLPGECSLLEFAAILVCPRRLVEVSSYSILIRPDDAGADGGVLSASSSAPLFEDVFPDIFELLDGRVWAGHGILRAGCPRMREAFAAFGLGAPEPVGVVDSLDVLLAQGAQGCFGPAATGDDSQEEDEEAAALAEHFGIGARRTRGLRCLDGARVSLEVPGHHKGMEFFHGGSGPPRPRGDSGGDNKGQARGGCGAASSAGPAQLDVVGEAFCPLPLKGPPSMKADKAGFKGPQEAQHRIRITRRKRSTASASPKRQEPREG